GGATGGTTATTCTTTCTCTCCGGCCCTTTTGACGCCCTGGACGGGGCCGTGGCACGCACAGCTGGACTCGAATCGCGTTTTGGCGCCTTCCTGGATTCCTTTCTGGACCGTTATTCAGAGGCAGCCGTTTTATTCGGGATACTTTACTGGGCCATTATGCATGACAGCCCTGTTCTGGTCTTACTCACCTTCCTGACTTTGGTCGGTTCATTCATGGTTAGCTATGCGCGGGCCAGGGCCGAGGGATTGAACATTTCATGCAAGGTGGGCCTCTTTACTCGCCTGGAGAGATTTATTGTTCTGGCCATTACCCTCCTGACGCAGCAGCTGCTTATCGGGTTAATCATCCTTGCCTTCCTGTCGAACTTTACCGCTTTACAGCGATTATTTCATGTCTATCGTCAATCCTTGGATAGTGGTTAAGCATCATACAGGCCTGCTCTTGCCGGGTCTGACCAGAAATGCTTCTCGTTGAGAGTTTATCCCACGCCAGAGACCAGGGCCAGGCAAGGCGGGCTGTAAAACCTGGTTCTCAGGTCGTCCTTTAAAATAAAAAAAACCCCCTCGTAAGGAGGGGGCTTGATTTGATATAGCGCCTGTTAGGCGGTTTAATACATACCGCCCATACCACCCATACCGCCGCCGCCGGGCATGGCTGGTGGGCCGCCTTTCTCCTCTTCCTTCTTTTCCGCAACCGTAGCCTCGGTGGTGAGAAGCAGGGCGGAGACAGAGGCAGCATTTTGCAAAGCGAATCGGACCACCTTGGTTGGGTCAATGACGCCGGCTTGCATGAGGTCCTCGTACTCATTAGTTTCAGCATTAAAACCGATAGCGCCCTTTTTCGTCTTGATATGCTCAACGACGATTGCGCCTTCACGACCCGCATTGTTGGCGATCTGGCGAATAGGCTCCTCCAGAGCTCGCTTGACAATAGCGATGCCCTGAGCCAGGTCGCCCTCAGCTTCAATTTTATTTAAGGCTGGAATAATACGCAGGAAGGCCACGCCGCCACCGGGCACGATGCCTTCTTCCACAGCGGCACGGGTAGCGTTCAAGGCATCCTCGACCCGGGCCTTCTTTTCCTTCATCTCAATCTCAGTGGCTGCGCCGACATTAATTACGGCCACACCGCCAATTAGCTTGGCCAGGCGCTCCTGGAGCTTCTCCCGGTCATAGTCAGAAGTGGTCTCGTCAATCTGAGCTCGAATCTGCTTGACCCGACCCTCAAGATCGGACTTGGAGCCCGCGCCATCAATAATGGTGGTGTTGTCCTTGTCAATAATGATCCTCTTGGCCTGACCCAGGTCCTCCAGATTCACGTTCTCCAGCTTGATACCCAGGTCCTCGGAGATGACCTGACCGCCTGTAAGTATAGAAATATCCTCCAACATGGCCTTTCGCCGGTCTCCAAAGCCAGGAGCCTTGACAGCACAGGCCGTCAAGGTACCGCGCAGCTTGTTGATTACCAGCGTGGCCAGCGCTTCACCTTCAACATCCTCAGCCACAATCAGGAAAGGTTTCCCCAGCTTGGCGATCTGCTCCAGAACGGGCAGCAGGTCTTTCATATTGGAGATCTTGCTTTCGTTCAGCAGGATGTAAGGGTCTTCGAGCACCGTCTCCATCTTCTCCGGATCGGTTACAAAATAAGGGGAGAGGTAGCCGCGATCGAACTGCATGCCTTCAACCACTTCGAGGCTGGTTTCCATGGACTTGGCTTCTTCAACGGTGATGACGCCTTCCTTACCAACCTTGTTCATGGCTTCGGCGATGATGTTTCCAATAGTGGTGTCATTATTGGCGGAAATGGAACCGACCTGAGCGATCTCTTTCTGGTCCTTGGTCGGTTTGGATAGTTTTGTTAAGGCTTCAACAGCAGTATCCACGGCCATCTCGATGCCGCGCTTGAGCTGCATGGGATTCAATCCAGCGCTGACCAGCTTCTGGCCCTCACGATAAATGGATTGGGCCAGCAAAGTCGCGGTAGTTGTTCCGTCACCAGCCACATCAGAGGTCTTGGAAGCTACCTCTTTAACCATCTGGGCCCCCATATTCTCAAACTTGTCCTCGAGCTCAATCTCCTTGGCCACGGTCACACCATCCTTGGTGATGGTGGGAGGTCCAAAAGATTTTTCTAAAAGCACGTTCCGACCCTTGGGGCCCAAGGTGACTTTAACCGCGTCGGAAAGGATGTTGATGCCTGTCAAAATGGCTTCTCTGGCTTTTGCTTCATATTTAATTTCTTTAGCAGCCATGTTTTATTTTCCTCCTTGGAATTTAATAATGGGATTCATATTGATTATTCGATGATGCCGAGTATATCGTCTTCGCGCATGATAAGGTATTCTTCACCCTCTATCTGGATCTCTGTCCCGGCATACTTGCTGAACAGAATCCGTTCCCCGGTCTTGACATCAGGTTTGACTTTTGTTCCATTTTCCAGCACCTTGCCTTTCCCGACGGCCATGATCTTGCCTTCCTGGGGTTTTTCCTTGGCAGTATCTGGAATGATTATGCCTCCCTTTGTCTTCTCTTCCTCCTCAATCCTCTGAACGAGAACACGATCTTGAAGTGGTCGTACTTTCATAATAATTTCACTCCTTCCTTCCTTTTTGTTGTTAAGTTTAATTTATGCTTTGGCTCTGGATGCGGCCTTAATGAGCTCACAGAACCTTTTAGCCTCAAGGATGATGCCTCCTTAAAAAATTAGCACTCACCCAGTTCAGGTGCTAATATAGAGCCGGAATCAATCTTTTTCAAGTAGATTCATCATAAAATTTCTATGGCCTCGCAACTTTCAATCAAAAATTAAGTCGCCTTGCATCCAGTTTCAAGTCTTTTCTTGAATTTTCTTCATATTTTGACAAAATGGACTTGAAATCTAATCCCGTTTGCAAACCGATTCGCCTTGTGATAAAAAAAATATACGGAGCGGGGCGTTAAACATTGCCAAAAATAAAAGACCCCAGAAGGATCGCTGACTTCTGGTCCCGCAAGGCTCGGGAAGAAAAATATCCATCCCGCTCAGTTTATAAACTCAAAGAGGTGGACCTGAAATACCACCTGCTCCGGCCCGGATACAGGGTCCTGGACTTAGGCTCCGCCCCGGGCGGATGGATGATGTATGCCTCAGAGCGTGTGGGACCGCAGGGACGGGTCGTCGGTCTGGACCTTCAACCGTTGAAAATTCGTCTGGCGGCTAACATGCGATTCAGGCAGGCCAATGTGCTTGAGATCAACCCTGAAACGCTGGTTGAGCACGGAAAGTTCCGCCTGGTAATTTCCGACCTGGCTCCGAAAACAACAGGGGCTAAAGGAGTGGATCAGTCCCGGTCGCTTGAGTTGACCAGGGCGGCATTTAACCTGTGTCAAGCCGTGCTTCTTGAAGAGGGCGCTTTCCTGGTTAAGGTATTTGAAGGGCCGGACCTAACTGAATTCTTGAATGAATTCAGATCAGTATTTAAAACCGTCCGTCGGGTTAAACCGAAAAGCTCTCGACGGTTCAGCTCTGAGATCTTCGGACTGGGATTAAATTTCAAGGGCTAAAAAGAATGAGAATGGCAATAGGAGGAGGAAGACCAAGTGTCGGGGCATAATAAATGGAGTTCTATAAAGCATAAAAAGGGCGTTACTGACGCCAAGCGGGGGAAACTTTTTTCTCAGTTAATCAAGGAGATCACGGTGGCGGCCCGCCTTGGGGGAGGGGATCCTGATGGCAATCCACGCCTGCGCGCCGCCGTTACCGCAGCCAAGACCGCGAATATGCCTAAGAACAACATTGATCGTGCCATCAAGAAAGGCACAGGCGAGCTTGAAGGCGTGACCTATGAAGAATATTTTTTCGAAGCCTACGGCCCTGGCGGGACAGCGGTCCTGATTCAGATCATGACTGATAACAAGAACCGGGCTACGGCCGATGTCCGGCACATGCTGAGCAAGCACGGCGGGAACTTAGGCGAGAGCGGCTGCGTATCCTGGATGTTTTCTAAAAAGGGATTAATTACCTTTGATCGGGACAGTGTGGATGAGGATGAAATCATTGAGACCACCCTTGAAGCCGGGGCTGAGGATATTGACACCGAAGGCAACGAAGTCGAGGTTATCACCGCCCCTGAAGATTTTGAGGCCGTCAAAGAGGCCTTTGACAAGAAAGGGACCGGATATGTCTCGGCCGAGGTGGCAATGGTCTCTCAGGCCACCGTAAACCTTGACGCCGAGACGGCGCCTAAAGTTTTAAAGCTGATGGAGGCTTTGGAAGACCTCGAAGACGTGCAAAAGGTCTGGTCGAACTTTGATATTTCCGATGAGGTCATGGAGCGTCTTTAAGTGACTGTTGCCCTTGGCATTGATCCCGGTTCCAAGGTCACTGGATACGGTTTGGTGACCAAGGAGGGCCCTGAGCTAAAGTTTGTGGCCGCTGGTTTTATCAAGGCCGACCGCCGGGCTCCCTTACCTGACCGTTTAAATCAAATCTTTTGCGGACTCCAGGAGATTATTAAAAGACACGCGCCGGATGAGGTTGCGGTCGAGGATATTTTTTACGCCAAGAACGTCCGTTCGGCCATTCGGCTGGGACACATGCGTGGCGTGGCCTTGCTGGCGGCCGCCGCGGCTGACTTGCCTGTTTATGAGTATGCGTCTACCGCCATCAAGATGGCCGTGGTCGGTTATGGTCGAGCCACCAAGGATCAGGTCAACCTTATGGTCAAGCACCTGTTAAAAACAGACCAAGACTTGAGCCCGGACGCTTCAGACGCCCTGGCTGCAGCCATATGCCACCTTAACCAGAACCCGCTCTTAAGTAGAGAGAAACGGCAACGATGATCGCTTTTCTCCAAGGCGCTCTCAAAGAAAAATCAGCCTCCGCAGTGGTGATTATGTCCGGGGGCGTCGGCTATGAAATCTTCATCCCCCTCTCTACGTTTTACGCTTTGCCTGAGGAAGAAAAAGAGGTATCCCTGCATGTTAAAACCATCCTGCGGGATGACTCGATGCAGCTCTTCGGCTTTCTGACCAGGGCGGAAAAAGAGACTTTCCTTCTACTCAACTCCGTGTCCAAGATCGGTCCCCGCTTGGCCCTCAATATTCTTTCAGGCATCACACCGACGGAGCTGGTCCAGGCCATAATCCAGAAGGACGTGCCCCGCCTCAATTCAGTGCCAGGTGTGGGCGTAAAAACGGCGGAACGACTTATCCTTGAGCTTAAGGACAAGGTGTCTCAACTGACCTCAGTGGTTCCCGAAGAAATCCTCCCAACCACACCCACGGTCTTTGACCAGGTCGGGCAGGATGTGATCTCGGCCTTGCTGAATTTAGGGTATCGAAAGGCCGAAGCTGAAAAGGCGCTGGTGGCCGCCCGGGCCGAGGCTGGTGATGGCGCTGAGCTGTCAGACTTGCTGCGACACATCCTGAAAATACTGCAGAAGGCTTGAAAAAATGGGCGATCGGATTGTTGACCCAGGCCGTCTTCCTGATGAATCTGTCTTTGAAATAGGGCTTCGGCCCAAGTCTTTTTCTGAGTTCATAGGTCAGGATGAAGTTAAAAACAACCTGTCTGTCTTTGTGCAGGCGACCAGGGCTCGGGGTGAGGCCCTGGACCATGTGCTCCTGTATGGATATCCAGGCCTGGGTAAGACCACTTTAGCCGGTATACTGGCCCACGAACTCGGCGTCGGCTTCAAGAGCACCTCAGGCCCGGTGCTGGAAAGACCCGGCGATCTGGCGGCTATCCTGACCAACCTTCAGCCTAATGACATCTTTTTTGTTGATGAGATTCATCGGCTCAACTATGTCATCGAGGAAATTCTTTATCCTGCCATGGAAGAGTTCCAGTTGGACATCATCATCGGTCAGGGGCCTGGCGCTCGAACGGTTAAGCTGGACCTTGCCCCATTCACCCTGGTCGGAGCCACGACCAGAGCCGGCCTCCTTTCTCCTCCACTGCGGGACCGCTTCGGAGTGTTGCTGCGCGTGGAATTTTATATCACCGAAGACCTGACCAGGATTGTTACACGAGCGGCCCAGGTCCTGGACGTGACCCTGGAGGCCGAGGGCGCCTGGGAGATCGCCCGCCGCTCTCGCGGAACACCCCGGGTAGCCAATCGCCTCCTGCGCCGTGTCCGCGATTTTGCCGAGGTTCAGGCCGATGGCGTTATCACGCGGGACGTGGCAGACGCTTCCCTGAAAAAGCTCTCGGTGGACTCCATTGGGCTTGATAATCTGGACCGCAAGCTCCTGAGGACCATCATCGAAAAATTCGACGGCGGTCCGGTTGGGCTGGACACCCTGTCTACCAGTGTGGGTGAAGAGCGAGACACAATTGAAGACGTATGCGAACCGTTCCTCCTTCAACAGGGCCTTATCAACCGCACGCCTAGAGGCCGCACGGCCACGCGTCGGGCTTATGAACACCTGGGGCTGAAGCTGCCTCATAAAGAGGGGCAAGGCAGCCTGTTTTAAGCGAAGTGTCCGCCTGGCAGACCGGAAAACAAAGTTATATTCAAAGAGAACTTTGAGTATTCGAGGGTCTTTTCTCCTGCCATGAACATCCTGCTGACAAATGATGATGGCATACACGCTCCAGGATTGCGAGCCCTCTTCCAAAACCTGTCTTTGGAGCACCGCGTCTTTATTGTGGCTCCGGAATCGGAACAGAGCGCTGTCGGCCATGCCATTACCCTGACCGACCCCATCAAGGTTAAAGAAATATATAATGAGACTCGATTTTATGGCTACGCCATCAGCGGCACACCCGCGGACTGCGTCAAGGTGGCTCTGGCCGACCTGCTTGAGATCAAACCAGATGCGGTAATCTCGGGGATCAATCTCGGGGCCAACGTCGGAATCAACATCCTGTACTCCGGGACGGTTTCAGCCGCCACCGAGGCCGCTATGCTGGGTTTGCCTGCTCTAGCCGTCTCTCTCAACACTTATACGAATCCGGATTTCACATATGCCGCTGACTTTACTCGCCGGCTGATCAGGGAATTGGCCAGTTTGAATCTAGCGCCGCATGTCTGCTTGAATGTCAATGTGCCGCCGCTTCCTCAGGACAGAATTTGCGGAGTAGTTTGGACTAAACAGTACCAGACCGGCTTTAAAGAGAATTTTACAAAGCGATTGGACCCCAGAGGCAACATCTACTACTGGCAGGGAGGCGAGAAGACGCACCTGCATTCTGATCCTGATTCAGACGTGAGTCTGCTTGCACAAAATATGATCACCATTACCCCGATCAAACATGACCTGACCCATTACCAGGAGTTGGTCCGTCTCAAAGGCTTTTGCATGAAACCTTAACCTCATCACCATGTACTTAAGCTGGACCTAAAATGGGGTATTTCACACCAGGCAGGTGTGAAATACCCCATATTTGTGTAACTGATTCAAGGCATAAGGTAACTAGATGAGGTTAACCACTAAAGAAAAGGTCCGCATCTCTTGCCGTTATTTTATATATTCATGTCCCCTTTCCTAACCCCAGTACAACCCTCCAGCCTACCTGCAGATTCGGCCTCAGATAACTGGAACTGAAATCTGTCATCAAGCTTCTCTAGTTAAACACTTGGGCTAGTTTTTAATCAAGCAAAGGTCGCCCACCAAACCTCTTTATCTTGCCCTCTATTTGGCTTTATGGTACTTAAAATGATGCACCGTAAGCCCAGAGGACTGCGGCGAGATGTTTCAGAGGAGGTGAAGGGAAATGCCAGATAGCCGGGTAGCCAGGGTAACGGAGATTATTGCCGCTTCGTCAAAGAGTTTCGACGACGCCATAAAAACTGGTTTCAGCAGATCATCAAAGACGCTGCGCAACATAACCGGGATGCGCGTTCTGGAGCAGCGTGTTGCTGTGGATAAGGATAAAATCACTGAGTATCGGGTCCGCATGGAGGTTATTTTTGTACTGGATGATTAAGCCTCTGGCAGAGGTCTGCCATGAGGGGCTTGCTTTTTTTTCCGCTGAGTCATTGCCTTGGTAGACAAGCCGGGAGCTTGAAAACAAATTTCAATGGCATTTGAAAGCAAGCTGCGATAAAATATGAATCCATAAAAGCAGGTATAGATATCAGTAAACTATGGCTTCTTCAAAAAATCCTTTTGAAGTCTTCGGACTGACGCCAGAGATTGCTCACCGCATGGAGGAGAGGGACCTTTTTAGCCTGGTCAAGACCCTCTATCGGCATCTGCATAAGGTTTACCATCCGGACATGGTCGCTAGCCGTGGCAAGAGACCAAGCTCCCGGAATGCCTCCCGGGCCGCGGAACTGAACCTGGCTTATGAAAAGCTGAATCTAGACAAAGACCGCGATTCGTTTCGCCATTACCACATGCTATACATTGCCAGGCGCAACAAAGGGCTTCGGAAAAAGATCAACTCCCTGCGAATGGACCTCAAGGAGATCGAAAAGAGCAAGGAAGCCCTGACCAACAGCTTTATGGATTATCTGCTCGATCTGCTTAACTGGAGAAATGGTGACGGCTCTGACAGGGATGAGTCTGCCCAGATCTGTCTTGTCCCCCAGCCGACCGATCTCAAATTGGGGCTCAACGACATGGCCATCACCCACAACCTCCGCTCCTGTTCCTGGGAGCTGGGCTCGAACTATAAAGAGATCTTTTTTGCCAGCGACGGTAAGATGTCCTATCGGCCCGTAGGCCGTTCAAAGCCTTATCGTGTTAATTACATCCAGCTTCTGGGTACAATCGAAACAGACAAAATTGACCTTGTACCCCTTCTGAATCAGGTTCCCCCCAAGCCCAATTTTTTCAAGGGACCTGCCTTCAGCAGCCGCTACGCCAACCATAAAGCTTGTATCGAGATTATGAACATGCTTTCCTTAGAAAAGTTTAGA
This genomic stretch from Deltaproteobacteria bacterium harbors:
- the groES gene encoding co-chaperone GroES, which codes for MKVRPLQDRVLVQRIEEEEKTKGGIIIPDTAKEKPQEGKIMAVGKGKVLENGTKVKPDVKTGERILFSKYAGTEIQIEGEEYLIMREDDILGIIE
- the ruvA gene encoding Holliday junction branch migration protein RuvA encodes the protein MIAFLQGALKEKSASAVVIMSGGVGYEIFIPLSTFYALPEEEKEVSLHVKTILRDDSMQLFGFLTRAEKETFLLLNSVSKIGPRLALNILSGITPTELVQAIIQKDVPRLNSVPGVGVKTAERLILELKDKVSQLTSVVPEEILPTTPTVFDQVGQDVISALLNLGYRKAEAEKALVAARAEAGDGAELSDLLRHILKILQKA
- a CDS encoding CDP-alcohol phosphatidyltransferase family protein produces the protein MDREYWTLTAWVEGWSHFIIDPISRLLSRLGIQPNLLSVIGFFAASAAGALIAAGYFFHGGWLFFLSGPFDALDGAVARTAGLESRFGAFLDSFLDRYSEAAVLFGILYWAIMHDSPVLVLLTFLTLVGSFMVSYARARAEGLNISCKVGLFTRLERFIVLAITLLTQQLLIGLIILAFLSNFTALQRLFHVYRQSLDSG
- the ruvB gene encoding Holliday junction branch migration DNA helicase RuvB yields the protein MGDRIVDPGRLPDESVFEIGLRPKSFSEFIGQDEVKNNLSVFVQATRARGEALDHVLLYGYPGLGKTTLAGILAHELGVGFKSTSGPVLERPGDLAAILTNLQPNDIFFVDEIHRLNYVIEEILYPAMEEFQLDIIIGQGPGARTVKLDLAPFTLVGATTRAGLLSPPLRDRFGVLLRVEFYITEDLTRIVTRAAQVLDVTLEAEGAWEIARRSRGTPRVANRLLRRVRDFAEVQADGVITRDVADASLKKLSVDSIGLDNLDRKLLRTIIEKFDGGPVGLDTLSTSVGEERDTIEDVCEPFLLQQGLINRTPRGRTATRRAYEHLGLKLPHKEGQGSLF
- the groL gene encoding chaperonin GroEL (60 kDa chaperone family; promotes refolding of misfolded polypeptides especially under stressful conditions; forms two stacked rings of heptamers to form a barrel-shaped 14mer; ends can be capped by GroES; misfolded proteins enter the barrel where they are refolded when GroES binds), which codes for MAAKEIKYEAKAREAILTGINILSDAVKVTLGPKGRNVLLEKSFGPPTITKDGVTVAKEIELEDKFENMGAQMVKEVASKTSDVAGDGTTTATLLAQSIYREGQKLVSAGLNPMQLKRGIEMAVDTAVEALTKLSKPTKDQKEIAQVGSISANNDTTIGNIIAEAMNKVGKEGVITVEEAKSMETSLEVVEGMQFDRGYLSPYFVTDPEKMETVLEDPYILLNESKISNMKDLLPVLEQIAKLGKPFLIVAEDVEGEALATLVINKLRGTLTACAVKAPGFGDRRKAMLEDISILTGGQVISEDLGIKLENVNLEDLGQAKRIIIDKDNTTIIDGAGSKSDLEGRVKQIRAQIDETTSDYDREKLQERLAKLIGGVAVINVGAATEIEMKEKKARVEDALNATRAAVEEGIVPGGGVAFLRIIPALNKIEAEGDLAQGIAIVKRALEEPIRQIANNAGREGAIVVEHIKTKKGAIGFNAETNEYEDLMQAGVIDPTKVVRFALQNAASVSALLLTTEATVAEKKEEEKGGPPAMPGGGGMGGMGGMY
- a CDS encoding RlmE family RNA methyltransferase, with the protein product MADFWSRKAREEKYPSRSVYKLKEVDLKYHLLRPGYRVLDLGSAPGGWMMYASERVGPQGRVVGLDLQPLKIRLAANMRFRQANVLEINPETLVEHGKFRLVISDLAPKTTGAKGVDQSRSLELTRAAFNLCQAVLLEEGAFLVKVFEGPDLTEFLNEFRSVFKTVRRVKPKSSRRFSSEIFGLGLNFKG
- the ruvC gene encoding crossover junction endodeoxyribonuclease RuvC: MTVALGIDPGSKVTGYGLVTKEGPELKFVAAGFIKADRRAPLPDRLNQIFCGLQEIIKRHAPDEVAVEDIFYAKNVRSAIRLGHMRGVALLAAAAADLPVYEYASTAIKMAVVGYGRATKDQVNLMVKHLLKTDQDLSPDASDALAAAICHLNQNPLLSREKRQR
- a CDS encoding J domain-containing protein — encoded protein: MASSKNPFEVFGLTPEIAHRMEERDLFSLVKTLYRHLHKVYHPDMVASRGKRPSSRNASRAAELNLAYEKLNLDKDRDSFRHYHMLYIARRNKGLRKKINSLRMDLKEIEKSKEALTNSFMDYLLDLLNWRNGDGSDRDESAQICLVPQPTDLKLGLNDMAITHNLRSCSWELGSNYKEIFFASDGKMSYRPVGRSKPYRVNYIQLLGTIETDKIDLVPLLNQVPPKPNFFKGPAFSSRYANHKACIEIMNMLSLEKFRKFCLPLLSPILRERAYLFSIQRPIFENEFNISLEGVIVKISEI
- a CDS encoding dodecin domain-containing protein; translation: MPDSRVARVTEIIAASSKSFDDAIKTGFSRSSKTLRNITGMRVLEQRVAVDKDKITEYRVRMEVIFVLDD
- a CDS encoding YebC/PmpR family DNA-binding transcriptional regulator, whose amino-acid sequence is MSGHNKWSSIKHKKGVTDAKRGKLFSQLIKEITVAARLGGGDPDGNPRLRAAVTAAKTANMPKNNIDRAIKKGTGELEGVTYEEYFFEAYGPGGTAVLIQIMTDNKNRATADVRHMLSKHGGNLGESGCVSWMFSKKGLITFDRDSVDEDEIIETTLEAGAEDIDTEGNEVEVITAPEDFEAVKEAFDKKGTGYVSAEVAMVSQATVNLDAETAPKVLKLMEALEDLEDVQKVWSNFDISDEVMERL
- the surE gene encoding 5'/3'-nucleotidase SurE, whose translation is MNILLTNDDGIHAPGLRALFQNLSLEHRVFIVAPESEQSAVGHAITLTDPIKVKEIYNETRFYGYAISGTPADCVKVALADLLEIKPDAVISGINLGANVGINILYSGTVSAATEAAMLGLPALAVSLNTYTNPDFTYAADFTRRLIRELASLNLAPHVCLNVNVPPLPQDRICGVVWTKQYQTGFKENFTKRLDPRGNIYYWQGGEKTHLHSDPDSDVSLLAQNMITITPIKHDLTHYQELVRLKGFCMKP